A single region of the Lycium barbarum isolate Lr01 chromosome 2, ASM1917538v2, whole genome shotgun sequence genome encodes:
- the LOC132628695 gene encoding uncharacterized protein LOC132628695, translating into MANNIQARRGRWVQEDDGRAADRDMEMEEMRRTIQQLQTQLRRYQRQERRRIPKDDNEGSNINPFHDVDEDDSSDNSDFARRRQDDEFDHPKIRRTHIREKRDDVKVDVPDFDGKAQGDAFMDWLLTVERIFEFKDYSEEKKVKIAAIKLKGYASLWWENLKREREREGRGKIRTWEKMKRELRRRFIPNTYKQENYLKFYNLRQGDLTVENYTREFEYLMIKCDTREHEEQTIARYIGGLRLSIADAIRLQPYWTFNDVRKLAINVEQQQKEPKRSYPKKNYSNQGNNNIGAGNSKAIHRGNSSNSTNAKSDEKKPQGDSTRRKCFKCHGFGHLQADCPNRKPIMIVEEEDGADHEDNQESDQVDEEREDAEIEADEGACLVIQRSLHAGHKDEESCQRETLFHTRCTSHGKVCSVIIDGGSCTNAVSEEMVTKLGLKTAKQEAILGFCYLGCQQQALVNPRIGKRKRLKYVPKTDKFKERK; encoded by the exons ATGGCTAATAATATACAAGCAagaagaggacgttgggttcaagaagatgaCGGAAGAGCAGCGGATCGTGACATGGAGATGGAAGAGATGAGAAGGACCATACAACAATTACAAACACAACTTCGACGTTACCAAAGGCAAGAACGGCGAAGGATTCCTAAGGATGATAACGAAGGGTCTAATATTAATCCCTTTCatgatgttgatgaagatgacTCTAGCGATAATTCTGATTTTGCTAGGAGACGACAAGATGATGAATTTGATCATCCAAAAATAAGGAGGACTCATATAAGGGAGAAAAGAGATGATGTGAAGGTTGATGTTCCTGATTTTGATGGAAAAGCCCAAGGGGATGCGTTTATGGATTGGTTACTCACCGTTGAACGAATCTTTGAGTTCAAGGACTACTCTGAGGAGAAAAAGGTGAAGATTGCTGCCATCAAGCTTAAAGGATATGCATCACTTTGGTGGGAGAATCTTAaacgagaaagagaaagagaaggtcGTGGAAAGATTCGAACGTGGGAGAAGATGAAAAGAGAACTGCGTAGACGTTTTATTCCTAATACATACAAGCAAGAAAACTATCTGAAGTTTTATAATCTTCGTCAAGGAGACCTGACCGTGGAAAACTATACTCGGGAGTTTGAATATCTCATGATTAAGTGTGATACTCGAGAACATGAGGAGCAAACTATAGCAAGGTACATTGGTGGGTTGCGGCTTTCCATCGCAGATGCTATTCGACTGCAACCTTATTGGACATTTAATGATGTGCGAAAACTTGCTATCAATGTTGAACAACAACAAAAGGAGCCGAAAAGATCTTACCCCAAGAAGAACTATTCTAACCAGGGGAATAATAATATTGGTGCTGGGAATTCCAAGGCAATTCATAGAGGTAATTCTTCTAATTCAACTAATGCTAAGAGTGATGAGAAGAAACCTCAAGGGGATTCAACTAGGAGAAAGTGTTTTAAGTGCCACGGTTTTGGCCATCTACAAGCTGATTGTCCCAATCGAAAGCCTATTATGATAGTTGAGGAAGAAGATGGGGCTGATCATGAAGACAACCAAGAATCTGATCAAGTTGATGAGGAACGTGAGGATGCCGAAATTGAAGCCGATGAAGGTGCTTGTTTAGTTATTCAGAGAAGCTTACATGCTGGACATAAAGATGAAGAGTCATGTCAAAGAGAAACACTTTTCCACACTAGGTGTACTTCACATGGCAAGGTATGTTCTGTGATTATTGATGGTGGAAGTTGCACTAATGCTGTTTCGGAAGAGATGGTGACTAAATTGGGTTTGAAGACTGCGAAACAAGAAGCTATATTGGGCTTTTGTTATTTAGGGTGTCAACAACAAGCTCttgtgaacccaagaattg GGAAACGTAAAAGACTTAAATACGTACCTAAAACTGATAAGTTCAAAGAAAGGAAGTAA